The stretch of DNA GCACAACAACGTAGAAAATGCCTTGAATCTGGTCAAAAGTCCAAACGGTATCTTTGATAACTTCTCTACGAATTGTCCGCCGCTTGCTAAACGGATAGAGTGGTACAACGAACCAGAACCACCAAGCAAAGTCGTTGAGAGGCGTTTTTTCAAGTGTTTCCTGCGCGTTCATCGTTGTTTTAGCTATTCTAGTTCCTCCAGTGAATCAACATGGGTAGATGTTGTGCGACATCGCCACTCAAGGAGATCTCCTAGAATACTATGTTAACTGCAATACTAAAAGCTTGATGTCAGCGACTTAAAGTATCAGACGCTATATGTGGTGGTAGAGGACGTGTATGTACAAGATACTAATTCGAAACATTTGTAATTTGTCGTTCGTAATTAGCGAGAAATGGTGTTATCGATATGCCGATCTTGCTTCGACTAAAAAACGCTTTTATCCAAACTTTTATGCTTAACTATTTATTACTTGGTTTGAAAGATATTTTGCACCATCTTTTTATCAACACTCGCTGCTACTCGATCTAATTCTGCAATCTCACTAGCATCCAATTTCCAACCTAAAGCACCAATATTTTCTTTTGCCTGTTCTACTGTTTTTGCGCCAGGAATCGGGATAGTTCCTTTGCAAATACACCAATTCAGTGCTACCTGCGACATCGTTTTGTTTCTCAATTGCGCTATCTCGCGTAGACATGACAAAAGTGGTTGAGTTCCTGGCAATAACTGTCGAAACAATAGCCCGCGAATACCTTTTGGAAAAGGACCTTTTTCGGAGTATTTTCCTGTGAGTATACCCAATGCTAGAGGGCTATAAGCAATTAGTTTTATTCCCAGTTCATCACAAACATCTTTTACTCTCAACTGCGTCACAGGATAGGTAGAGAGCAATGAGTATTGTACTTGTAGAGTTGCAATTGGTACTCCTCGCTCTGTAAATCTTTTATGCACCCATTGCAGTCGTTTTGGTCCATAATTAGATAATCCTACACCTTTAACTAATCCTTGCTCGTAGAGATCTGCAAGACCGTCTAAAAGCGCACCTTCTTGCCAAGGCGCATAGTTTGCCGTAGACCAGTGCATCTGTACCAAATCCACTCGCCCTAAGCGTTGGGCAGAAGATTTGCCAGCCTTCACCATCGACTGACGTGTTAACCTCCAAGGATACGCCGCTAGCTTAGTTGCAATGCAGATGTCTTCTTTATTGATTCCTTGGTATTCGTGCGTGAATCTTCCCAAAAGCAATTCGCTGCGTCCATTCAAGCGCCCAGTTCCGTAAGAATCACCTGTATCAAACAACGTGACACCATTACTTACGCAGAGGTTAAACACAGCTTGCAATTGACTATCCATGCTTTCGTCGTAGCCCCAAAGCAAGCGATTACCCCACGCCCAAGTTCCGCAGCCCATCGTCGGAAGGATAAGTTGTTGGATTTGCATATTCATCTATCCTACTAGCGATCGCCTACTATACCTCTACATTTCTGCGGCTTGAAACACAGAGGTTGCGTTTCGATAACAATTTCATTGTGTAACTCATAGCGTCTGCCGTTGTCGGGATACCACTCGACAAATTCTGCAAAGCTCATGCGTTCTGGTAAGGTTTGAATCATTGCTACATGCGATCGCACTTTCTTCCTCATCCTAGCCCGCTATAAAGTAAAATTATCTCTTATTCGGCACTGAAATAAACTCATCCCATGCTGTGCGACTACCTGGTACAAATCCTGACTGCTCGCGTGTACGATGTCGCGCAAGAAACACCGCTTGATTATGCTGCAAATTTATCCGCACGGTTGAATAACAAAGTTTTCCTCAAGCGCGAAGATATGCAATCGGTGTTTTCCTTCAAGCTGCGGGGTGCTTATAACAAAATGGTAAACCTACCACCAGATATGCTGGCACAAGGTGTCATTGCTGCTTCGGCGGGAAATCACGCGCAAGGCGTTGCTTTAGCTGCAAGTTATTTGGGAACGCGCGCATTTATTGTGATGCCAGTAACGACACCTCAAGTTAAAGTTGATGCGGTGCGATCGCGCGGTGGAGAGGTAGTATTACATGGCGATACCTACGATGATGCGTATGCGTATGCCCGACAATTAGAAGCTGAAAAAGGCTTGACATTCATTCATCCGTTTGACGATCCAGAAGTGATTGCTGGACAAGGAACAATCGGGATGGAAATTCTGCGGCAATACCAGCAACCAATTCATGCAATTTTTGTCGCGATTGGCGGTGGCGGACTGATTTCGGGAATTGCGGCGTATGTCAAAAGGTTGCGTCCAGAAATTAAAATTATTGGTGTGGAACCTGTCGATGCCGATGCGATGTATCAGTCGCTCAAAGCCGGAAAACGAGTGCGATTAACGCAAGTTGGTTTATTTGCTGATGGCGTTGCGGTACGCGAAGTTGGTGAAGAGACATTTCGTCTATGTCAGCAGTATGTTGATGAAATTATGCTCGTTGATACCGATGCGACGTGTGCCGCAATTAAAGATGTATTTGAAGATACGCGCTCTATTTTAGAACCTGCGGGAGCATTAGCGATCGCTGCTGCTAAAGCTTATGTCGAACGCGAACAAATTCAGGGACAAACCCTCATTGCGGTAGCTTGCGGTGCGAATATGAACTTCGATCGCCTGCGCTTTGTTGCCGAACGTGCAGAACTTGGCGAACGCCGCGAAGCAATTTTTGCTGTGGCAATTCCCGAACAACGGGGTAGCCTGCGGAAGTTTTGTGAATGTATTGGCAAGCGCAACTTAACCGAGTTTAACTATCGCATTGCCGATGAAAAAGAAGCGCATATTTTTGTAGGAGTGCAGATTGAGAATCGTGCGGATCGGGCAAAGTTAGTTGAAACTTTTGAACGTTGTGGCTTTAAGACGATTGACTTAACCGATGACGAATTGACGAAATTACACCTACGACACATGGTTGGCGGACACTCGCCGCTAGCGTACAATGAGTTACTCTACCGTTTTGAATTTCCCGAACGCCCTGGCGCATTAATGAAGTTTGTTGGTTCAATGAGTCCTGATTGGAATATTAGCTTATTTCACTACCGCAACAACGGTGCAGACTACGGGCGAATCGTTGTCGGGATGCAAGTACCGCCTCATGAGATGGAACAATGGCAAGCATTTCTTGATACTTTGGGCTATCGTTACTGGGATGAAAGCCAGAATCCAGCGTATAAGTTGTTTTTGGGGTGATGGGTGATATAGCAGAGGAAGCAGAGGAGCAGAGGAGCAGAGGAAGCAGAGGTGCAGAGGAGCAGAGGAAGCAGAGGAGCAGAGGAAGCAGAGGTGCAGAGGAAGCAGAGGTGCAGAGGAAGCAGAGGAGCAATTACCAATTACCAATTACCATCTACCAGCCTAACACTGACACTTATTTCTCACCTACCTAACTAATAATTGCATCTACTGATACAGCGATCGAGAGAAATGCTAAAGGAAAAATTGTGCCTCCCGCTAACGTAAACTTGGAAGCGTATCCATCTTGGCAGTCTCGAAAGACAATGAGTTGTTTTTTTCTCAGGTTAACTACCCAGTATTCAGCAATTCCAACTTCAGCATAAATTTGACTTTTTACTTCTAAATCTTTATCTAAGCTGGAATCAGAGTATTCAATTAGCCAAAAGATATTCTCTGGATAGGGATGATGCGATAAGTACTCGCGCCCTAATCTTTGAACTACCGCTATATCAGGTTCAGGTTTTGAATCATTAGGGAGTGTAATCAATTTACTCAAACGAACTGTAGCGCGATCGCCCAATAATCGGATTAAGTATTTCCCAGCTTCACTACTAAAATAAGCGTGCGCTTCTCCCTCCAGTGGTATTTCAACAATTTCTCCACGCAGCAGTTCTACACGCCGTTCGTCTAAAATGCCTGCTGCAATCATCCGATGATAGTCGTCTATTGTCCACTTGGCTGTAGTGAGTGCCATGGGAATTGCATTGTTCTGCGTTCAGATTATAACTCAAGCAAGTAGCAGGATTGCCGCACCGAGTACGATGATTACAAATAACCCAAAACGTTCATCTATGTGCGATACTTGCGCAGGAATCGAACGAATCATTGCATCAGTAAAAATAAACATAACTTAAAGGTTGGTAAATGGTAACTGGTAATTGGTCATTGGTCAAACGTAAAGAATATCTATTACCGATTACCCATTACTCCAAAAATCGACAATAGAGATCTGATTGAGGTAGGCTATGGTGCGACTCAAGGTGTGGCAATGGGTGGTATTAGCAACTCCAGTTGCAGGAATCATCGGTTTTTTACTCGTTGCAGCTGGGTGGCAAATTCACGAGTGGCGCGTTAATTGGATTTGGGGTGTCTTTATTCTTGTCTTTGTAGGTTGGCGTTGGTTGCTGGTGAAGTGGACTAGCCCCGCTGTGGCGCAGATCGAGGCAGTTGTCAGCGAAGTGAGTCAAGAACTACAATCTGCAAGTGATGAGGTACTACCAAATGGAAGTGATAGCGCAAGTCGCGTCGAAACGATACTGCAAGAAATCCTGAAAAAAGCACAAAGCGATCGCCCAATTTGGGAAGATTGGCAAACTTTTTGGCAACGCTGTCAGGAACTTGTCGTTGCTGTTGCGCAGATTTACCATCCCGAAGTCAAATATCCTTTACTTAATATCTACATCCCCCAAGCCTACGGATTGATTCGCGGAACTGTGGACGATATGGATCGGTGGATGCAAAAGTTATCGCCTGCACTCAATCAAGTGACTGTAGGGCAAGCGTATCAAGCTTACGAAGTTTATCAAAAACTCGAACCCTCAGCACGGAAAGTTTTGCAGGCTTGGAACTGGGCGCAATGGTTGTTAAATCCCGCAGTCGCGATCGCGAAACAAGCAACGCAAAAATCAAGTAACCAAGCAACACAACAATTATTAGTTAATTTGAGTCAATTACTTCGCGAAGCTGCTTTACGCAACTTATGCAAACAAGCGATCGCGCTTTATGGCGGTACGACACTACCGAGTACATTTTCTCCCACAACTCCAACACTCCCCAAAGCACAAACGCAAACACTGCGCGAAATCTTAGAGAAAGCTGAACCTGTTGAGGAGGTTGAACAAAAACCTGTCAGTATCTTACTTGCTGGGCGCACTGGCGCAGGAAAAAGCAGCTTAATTAATACGCTGTTTCAAGCCGAGTTAGCCGAGGTGGATGTGTTACCGAGTACGGATCGCATTCAAAATTACTATTGGCAAACAGATGCAGGAGAACTCACGCTGTGGGATACTCCAGGGTACGAACAAGCTAACCGCGATGATTTGCGCGAACTTGTGCTTGATTATGCCACGAATGCAGATTTACTTCTCATCGTTACTCCAGCACTCGATCCAGCGTTGCAAATGGATGTAGACTTTCTGCAAGATATTAAAGCTGAAGTTGCCGATTTACCTGCAATCGCGGTTGTTACTCAAGTCGATCGCCTGCGTCCGATCCGCGAGTGGGAACCACCGTATGATTGGGAATGGGGCAATCGCCCAAAAGAAATTGCGATTCGCGAAGCGACTGCATATCGCGCTCAATTACTCAAGGAATGCGATCTCGTTCTACCTGTAGTTACAGGCGATCCTACAACAGGTCGAACAGCTTGGGGAATCGACGCTTTATCTCTAGCATTAGTCGAGGCGATTTCGCCTGCAAAACAACTGCGACTTGCCCGCTTTTTACGTAATTTAGAAGCCCGCACGGTTGCTGCTGCTAAAATTATTGACCATTACACTTTCCAATTGACAACTACCCAAGGACTCGCCGCACTCCTCAAAAGTCCTGTTTTGCGATTCATTTCCACAGTTTCCACAGGTTCTCCCACGCTTGCGTATATTTTGGCTGAGCAAATTCCTGTCGAACAGTTACCGGTTGTGATTGGTAAGCTACAAATGGCGTATGAACTTTTCTCGCTTTTGAAGCCTGGTAATAAGCGTAACTTCGATCTTCTCTCGCTTTGGTCACTTTTATTGGAAAATAGCTCATCACCAGAGCGTAACGCATGGGCATTTGGTCATGCTTTAGTAGAATATTGGACAGAAAATCTTAGCGTGGAAGAACTGCACCAGCGGTTTGAAAAATACTTACAGCAGGCTTGATAAAATCCCTGCTTCCTCTGCTTCCTCTAATCCAACGAAACTGATAAGCCTCACCTTCCGCACCCCATACTTGATTACCTATAGCATCAAAGCCGCGATCCCAAGTATCCATACCTGCTTGGTGTAAAGTGATGCGATTTGTGATACGTACTGCACCTTTGTAATTACTGGGACATCCCGACGCAGATGTTTCTCCGATGTAATTCTGTTGTTGGCGACGCAAGAAGACGCTACAGTTTGACGTGCCAATATCGTTCGCGTCAACGATGCGTTGCACTTCAGGTTTATTGCATAAACCAATCCAAGCTTGCGGTGTTGGCGGTCTAAATACTGCTGACTCGATACTGTTGTTATCTACACTTGGTGCAATTCGCAAAAAACGCTGACGGTATGGCTGGGAAAGGCGTTGTGAAAGTGCTTGTTCTTGATACATAAATACCGCATGAGGACGCGCGATCGCACCAGCATTTTTGACTGTCACTTGACAAGTTGTGATGCGGACATCTGGTGCCTTAGGATTAGCACGGGCTTGTGCAGAAGTATCCATCGCACCATCGAGGTGAGAAACAACTTCTTGTACTTGTTGTGCAGGCGAAGGTTGGTTATCTACAGGCGCAGCGTTAATCGGACTGGTATAACTAAGAACCGCAGCACTCACTAATATTGCAATACTCTTTTTACTTCCCACAGCAGTTACTCAAAGCGATCGCACACAACTACACATAAATTAGTTTAATAGATACCTGAAACCTGACCTCTCATACCCCTGGTTGCTGTTGTCTCGCCAAATACCTACTCAGTGCATACGCCATATCACCGCGCGTCACTGGTTGTAGTGGTCTAATATTACCTTGAGCATCAATATTGACAAATCCTTCATTTAATGCTGTAGCAAGCGATCTTCTTGCCCATGTGGGAACGGATGCTGCATCAGGATAAGGCGTGAGAATCTCGGCAACGGTATCATCAGGAAATTGATAAACTCCGTACGCTTGCGCAAAAATCGCGAAGGCTTCCGCACGGTTTACCCTTTGGTTAGGAAAAAACATATTTCCCCGATAGCCGCGCATAATACCAGTTTTCAGCACAGTTTGAATATTATTAAAAGCCCAGTGCGAAGCCGGAACATCTTGAACTTCCACTAAGTTTTCTTGAGTAGCAGCTGCACGTGTATCGAGGGCAAAAGCTTTGACTAAAATTGACGCCAGTTCAGCACGACTCATAAATCGTTCGGGATGAAATTGCCCATCAGCATAATTATTCATCAACCCCGCAGCAACAACCTGTTGAATTGCATCAGAAGTAGATAATGTTGTCGGAGGTGTTTGCGCGATCGCTTTGGGCGCTGCGAAGAATGCGATCGCACTCGTACTATGAAGAACCATCACCATACAAAGTGTACCAGCAAGCTGACGTATTCGAGACATATCTAATTTGCTCCACCCTCACTCAAAACTTCTGTCTTCATGCTAGTCACGACGATTTAGTTTAAAGCAAAGTTGCGTAAACATAGCCATTGCACCGCAAAACTTGCTCAAATAGAGTTAAGTTACTGCCAACACTTACTAATGCCGTCAATTATCGATTTGTTACCTGCAATATCAGCAAAATCTATTCGATTAGAGGGAAAACAATTTTTTGTGGATGCGAAAGGCGATCGCCTACCAAGTGTCACCACAATTCTCAACGCCACCAAACCCCAAGAACAACGCGAAAGACTTTTCAATTGGCGACAGCGTGTTGGTACAGAACAAGCAAATAAAATCGCAGGAACTGCAAGTCGTCGAGGTACACAAACACACAAACAAATTCAGCGCTATCTTTTGGGTAAAGATAGTATTTGTCCAGAAAATAGCATTTCTTACTGG from Chroococcidiopsis sp. TS-821 encodes:
- a CDS encoding GTPase family protein, yielding MVRLKVWQWVVLATPVAGIIGFLLVAAGWQIHEWRVNWIWGVFILVFVGWRWLLVKWTSPAVAQIEAVVSEVSQELQSASDEVLPNGSDSASRVETILQEILKKAQSDRPIWEDWQTFWQRCQELVVAVAQIYHPEVKYPLLNIYIPQAYGLIRGTVDDMDRWMQKLSPALNQVTVGQAYQAYEVYQKLEPSARKVLQAWNWAQWLLNPAVAIAKQATQKSSNQATQQLLVNLSQLLREAALRNLCKQAIALYGGTTLPSTFSPTTPTLPKAQTQTLREILEKAEPVEEVEQKPVSILLAGRTGAGKSSLINTLFQAELAEVDVLPSTDRIQNYYWQTDAGELTLWDTPGYEQANRDDLRELVLDYATNADLLLIVTPALDPALQMDVDFLQDIKAEVADLPAIAVVTQVDRLRPIREWEPPYDWEWGNRPKEIAIREATAYRAQLLKECDLVLPVVTGDPTTGRTAWGIDALSLALVEAISPAKQLRLARFLRNLEARTVAAAKIIDHYTFQLTTTQGLAALLKSPVLRFISTVSTGSPTLAYILAEQIPVEQLPVVIGKLQMAYELFSLLKPGNKRNFDLLSLWSLLLENSSSPERNAWAFGHALVEYWTENLSVEELHQRFEKYLQQA
- a CDS encoding chromophore lyase CpcT/CpeT; translated protein: MGSKKSIAILVSAAVLSYTSPINAAPVDNQPSPAQQVQEVVSHLDGAMDTSAQARANPKAPDVRITTCQVTVKNAGAIARPHAVFMYQEQALSQRLSQPYRQRFLRIAPSVDNNSIESAVFRPPTPQAWIGLCNKPEVQRIVDANDIGTSNCSVFLRRQQQNYIGETSASGCPSNYKGAVRITNRITLHQAGMDTWDRGFDAIGNQVWGAEGEAYQFRWIRGSRGSRDFIKPAVSIFQTAGAVLPR
- the ilvA gene encoding threonine ammonia-lyase, biosynthetic; the protein is MLCDYLVQILTARVYDVAQETPLDYAANLSARLNNKVFLKREDMQSVFSFKLRGAYNKMVNLPPDMLAQGVIAASAGNHAQGVALAASYLGTRAFIVMPVTTPQVKVDAVRSRGGEVVLHGDTYDDAYAYARQLEAEKGLTFIHPFDDPEVIAGQGTIGMEILRQYQQPIHAIFVAIGGGGLISGIAAYVKRLRPEIKIIGVEPVDADAMYQSLKAGKRVRLTQVGLFADGVAVREVGEETFRLCQQYVDEIMLVDTDATCAAIKDVFEDTRSILEPAGALAIAAAKAYVEREQIQGQTLIAVACGANMNFDRLRFVAERAELGERREAIFAVAIPEQRGSLRKFCECIGKRNLTEFNYRIADEKEAHIFVGVQIENRADRAKLVETFERCGFKTIDLTDDELTKLHLRHMVGGHSPLAYNELLYRFEFPERPGALMKFVGSMSPDWNISLFHYRNNGADYGRIVVGMQVPPHEMEQWQAFLDTLGYRYWDESQNPAYKLFLG
- a CDS encoding aldo/keto reductase, with the protein product MQIQQLILPTMGCGTWAWGNRLLWGYDESMDSQLQAVFNLCVSNGVTLFDTGDSYGTGRLNGRSELLLGRFTHEYQGINKEDICIATKLAAYPWRLTRQSMVKAGKSSAQRLGRVDLVQMHWSTANYAPWQEGALLDGLADLYEQGLVKGVGLSNYGPKRLQWVHKRFTERGVPIATLQVQYSLLSTYPVTQLRVKDVCDELGIKLIAYSPLALGILTGKYSEKGPFPKGIRGLLFRQLLPGTQPLLSCLREIAQLRNKTMSQVALNWCICKGTIPIPGAKTVEQAKENIGALGWKLDASEIAELDRVAASVDKKMVQNIFQTK
- a CDS encoding Uma2 family endonuclease, giving the protein MALTTAKWTIDDYHRMIAAGILDERRVELLRGEIVEIPLEGEAHAYFSSEAGKYLIRLLGDRATVRLSKLITLPNDSKPEPDIAVVQRLGREYLSHHPYPENIFWLIEYSDSSLDKDLEVKSQIYAEVGIAEYWVVNLRKKQLIVFRDCQDGYASKFTLAGGTIFPLAFLSIAVSVDAIIS
- a CDS encoding S-layer homology domain-containing protein; translated protein: MSRIRQLAGTLCMVMVLHSTSAIAFFAAPKAIAQTPPTTLSTSDAIQQVVAAGLMNNYADGQFHPERFMSRAELASILVKAFALDTRAAATQENLVEVQDVPASHWAFNNIQTVLKTGIMRGYRGNMFFPNQRVNRAEAFAIFAQAYGVYQFPDDTVAEILTPYPDAASVPTWARRSLATALNEGFVNIDAQGNIRPLQPVTRGDMAYALSRYLARQQQPGV